A genomic region of Burkholderia humptydooensis contains the following coding sequences:
- a CDS encoding GntR family transcriptional regulator: MTSNQASAPNPNGQAGSTQPGGEAAAAPSPTFSPLYRQIKALITQSLEAGEWKPGEIIPSEVELAGRYKVSQGTVRKAIDELAADNLLVRRQGKGTFVATHSEERAQFRFLRLLADDGAEHPHVSRLLECRRMRAPAEIARQLDLKPADPVVQVRRVLEFDGADTVLDEIWLPGAMFRGLTFERLSEYKGPLYAMFESEFGTRMIRASEKIRAIAAEPAVADVLRVPPGFPLLSVERVSYTYGDRPVEVRRGWYVTTGYYYQNDLS; this comes from the coding sequence ATGACTTCCAATCAGGCGAGCGCACCCAATCCGAACGGCCAGGCCGGCTCCACGCAGCCCGGCGGCGAGGCCGCGGCCGCGCCATCGCCCACTTTCAGCCCGCTCTACCGGCAGATCAAGGCGCTCATCACGCAGAGCCTCGAGGCGGGCGAGTGGAAGCCCGGCGAGATCATCCCGAGCGAAGTCGAGCTCGCCGGCCGGTACAAGGTGAGCCAGGGCACGGTGCGCAAGGCGATCGACGAACTCGCGGCCGACAACCTGCTCGTGCGCCGCCAGGGCAAGGGCACGTTCGTCGCGACCCACAGCGAGGAGCGCGCGCAATTCCGGTTCCTGCGCCTGCTCGCCGACGACGGCGCCGAGCATCCGCACGTGAGCCGCCTGCTCGAATGCCGGCGGATGCGCGCCCCCGCCGAGATCGCGCGCCAGCTCGACCTGAAGCCCGCCGATCCCGTCGTCCAGGTGCGGCGCGTGCTCGAGTTCGACGGTGCCGACACGGTGCTCGACGAAATCTGGCTGCCGGGCGCGATGTTCCGCGGGCTCACATTCGAGCGCCTGAGCGAATACAAGGGGCCGCTCTACGCGATGTTCGAGAGCGAGTTCGGCACGCGGATGATTCGCGCGAGCGAGAAGATTCGCGCGATCGCGGCCGAGCCCGCCGTCGCGGACGTGCTCCGCGTGCCGCCCGGCTTCCCGCTCCTGTCGGTCGAGCGCGTGTCGTACACGTATGGCGATCGTCCCGTCGAAGTGCGGCGCGGATGGTATGTCACAACCGGGTACTACTATCAGAACGATTTGAGCTGA
- the sdhC gene encoding succinate dehydrogenase, cytochrome b556 subunit, which translates to MSETVRKPRPEYRNIGFGDITLKYRMPLAARVSILHRVSGALLFLFLPFLLYLFDQSLTSELSFEVFKAFLSNIIVKLIVLALSWAFLFHFCAGIRHLMMDMNHDAVSKERGQKTSVVVFAVSTLLTIAVALKLFGAF; encoded by the coding sequence ATGTCTGAAACAGTAAGAAAACCGAGGCCGGAGTACCGGAACATCGGGTTCGGCGACATCACGCTCAAGTACCGCATGCCGCTCGCGGCCCGGGTTTCGATCCTGCACCGGGTCAGCGGCGCTCTGCTGTTCCTGTTCCTTCCTTTCCTGCTGTACCTCTTCGACCAGAGCCTCACGTCCGAACTCAGCTTCGAAGTCTTCAAGGCCTTCCTCTCCAACATCATCGTCAAGCTGATCGTCCTCGCGCTGTCGTGGGCGTTCCTGTTCCACTTCTGCGCCGGCATCCGCCATCTGATGATGGACATGAACCACGACGCGGTGTCGAAGGAACGCGGCCAGAAGACGTCGGTCGTCGTGTTCGCGGTGTCGACCCTTCTCACGATCGCCGTCGCGCTCAAACTGTTCGGAGCATTTTAA
- the sdhD gene encoding succinate dehydrogenase, hydrophobic membrane anchor protein — MAANNRIGSKRLVVGAHYGLRDWLAQRVTAAVMAIYTVILLVWFFTARDFSYEGWASIFATQWMKLATFVTLLSLFYHAWVGVRDIWMDYIKPVGVRLLLQSLTIVWLLACAGYAAQILWRV, encoded by the coding sequence ATGGCAGCGAATAACCGTATCGGCTCGAAGCGCCTCGTCGTCGGCGCTCACTATGGTCTGCGCGACTGGCTCGCGCAGCGCGTCACCGCCGCCGTGATGGCGATCTACACCGTCATCCTGCTCGTCTGGTTCTTCACCGCGCGCGATTTCTCGTACGAGGGCTGGGCGTCGATCTTCGCGACGCAATGGATGAAGCTCGCGACCTTCGTCACGCTGCTTTCGCTCTTCTATCACGCCTGGGTCGGCGTGCGCGACATCTGGATGGACTACATCAAGCCCGTCGGTGTGCGCCTGCTGCTGCAATCGCTGACGATCGTCTGGCTGCTCGCGTGCGCGGGCTACGCTGCGCAGATTCTCTGGAGAGTTTAA
- the sdhA gene encoding succinate dehydrogenase flavoprotein subunit, whose amino-acid sequence MAAIKTSLPRRKFDVVIVGAGGSGMRASLQLSRAGLSVCVLSKVFPTRSHTVAAQGGIGASLGNMSEDNWHYHFYDTIKGSDWLGDQDAIEFMCREAPNVVYELEHFGMPFDRNADGTIYQRPFGGHTANYGEKPVQRACAAADRTGHALLHTLYQQNVEAKTQFFVEWMALDLIRDADGDVLGVTALEMETGDVYILEGKTTLFATGGAGRIFAASTNAFINTGDGLGMAARSGIALQDMEFWQFHPTGVAGAGVLITEGVRGEGGILRNANGERFMERYAPTLKDLAPRDFVSRSMDQEIKEGRGVGPNKDHVLLDLSHIGAETIMKRLPSIREIALKFANVDCIKEPIPVVPTIHYQMGGIPTNIHGQVVGTSRDHKEPVNGFYAVGECSCVSVHGANRLGTNSLLDLVVFGRAAGNHIVEHVKNQKEHKPLPADVAEFSLSRLAKLEKSTSGEYTQDIANDIRSTMQKHAGVFRTSALLKEGVEQMAGLKERVANVHLKDKSKVFNTARVEALELANLIEVARATMVSAEARKESRGAHAHSDYEHRDDENWLRHTLWYSEGDRLDYKPVQMKPLTVESVPPKARTF is encoded by the coding sequence ATGGCTGCAATCAAAACTTCCCTGCCGCGTCGCAAGTTCGACGTGGTGATCGTCGGCGCGGGCGGCTCGGGGATGCGCGCGTCGCTGCAACTGTCGCGCGCGGGCCTCTCCGTCTGCGTGCTGTCGAAGGTGTTCCCGACCCGTTCGCACACGGTCGCCGCGCAAGGCGGGATCGGCGCGTCGCTCGGCAACATGAGCGAAGACAACTGGCACTATCACTTCTACGACACGATCAAGGGCTCCGACTGGCTCGGCGACCAGGACGCGATCGAGTTCATGTGCCGCGAAGCGCCGAACGTCGTATACGAGCTCGAGCACTTCGGCATGCCGTTCGACCGCAACGCGGACGGCACGATCTACCAGCGCCCGTTCGGCGGCCACACGGCCAACTACGGCGAGAAGCCCGTCCAGCGCGCGTGCGCGGCGGCCGACCGCACCGGCCACGCGCTGCTGCACACGCTGTACCAGCAGAACGTCGAGGCGAAGACGCAGTTCTTCGTCGAATGGATGGCGCTCGACCTGATCCGCGACGCGGACGGCGACGTGCTCGGCGTGACGGCCCTCGAAATGGAAACGGGCGACGTCTACATCCTCGAAGGCAAGACGACCCTGTTCGCCACGGGCGGCGCGGGCCGGATCTTCGCGGCGTCGACCAACGCGTTCATCAACACGGGCGACGGCCTCGGCATGGCGGCCCGCTCGGGCATCGCGCTGCAGGACATGGAATTCTGGCAATTCCACCCGACGGGCGTCGCGGGCGCGGGCGTGCTGATCACCGAAGGCGTGCGCGGCGAAGGCGGCATCCTGCGCAACGCGAACGGCGAGCGCTTCATGGAGCGCTACGCGCCGACGCTGAAGGATCTCGCGCCGCGCGATTTCGTGTCGCGCTCGATGGACCAGGAAATCAAGGAAGGCCGCGGCGTGGGGCCGAACAAGGACCACGTGCTGCTCGACCTGTCGCACATCGGCGCCGAGACGATCATGAAGCGTCTGCCGTCGATCCGCGAAATCGCGCTGAAGTTCGCGAACGTCGACTGCATCAAGGAACCGATTCCGGTCGTGCCGACGATCCACTACCAGATGGGCGGCATCCCGACCAACATCCACGGCCAGGTGGTCGGCACGTCGCGCGACCACAAGGAGCCGGTCAACGGCTTCTACGCGGTGGGCGAATGCTCGTGCGTGTCCGTGCACGGCGCGAACCGCCTCGGCACGAACTCGCTGCTCGACCTCGTCGTGTTCGGCCGCGCGGCCGGCAACCACATCGTCGAGCACGTGAAGAACCAGAAGGAGCACAAGCCGCTGCCGGCCGACGTCGCCGAATTCTCGCTGTCGCGCCTCGCGAAGCTCGAGAAGTCGACGTCGGGCGAGTACACGCAGGACATCGCGAACGACATCCGCTCGACGATGCAGAAGCACGCCGGCGTGTTCCGCACGTCCGCGCTGCTCAAGGAAGGCGTCGAGCAGATGGCGGGCCTGAAGGAGCGCGTCGCCAACGTCCACCTGAAGGACAAGTCGAAGGTGTTCAACACCGCGCGCGTCGAAGCGCTCGAGCTCGCGAACCTGATCGAGGTCGCGCGCGCGACGATGGTGTCGGCGGAGGCGCGCAAGGAAAGCCGCGGCGCGCACGCGCACAGCGACTACGAGCACCGCGACGACGAGAACTGGCTGCGTCACACGCTCTGGTACAGCGAAGGCGATCGCCTCGACTACAAGCCCGTCCAAATGAAGCCGCTGACGGTCGAGTCCGTGCCGCCGAAGGCGCGTACGTTCTAA
- a CDS encoding succinate dehydrogenase iron-sulfur subunit, which yields MAKRIFEIYRYDPDKDAAPRMQTYELELQHERMLLDALVKLKSVDETLSFRRSCREGVCGSDAMNINGKNGLACLTNLNDLPQKIVLRPLPGLPVVRDLICDFTQFFNQYHSIRPYLINDEPPPEKERLQSPEERDELDGLYECILCASCSTSCPSFWWNPDKFVGPAGLLQAYRFIADSRDRATGERLDNLDDPYRLFRCHTIMNCVDVCPKGLNPTKAIGKIKELMVRRAV from the coding sequence ATGGCAAAACGCATTTTCGAAATCTACCGCTACGATCCGGACAAGGACGCCGCGCCGCGCATGCAGACGTATGAGCTGGAGCTCCAGCACGAGCGCATGCTGCTCGACGCGCTCGTCAAGCTGAAGTCGGTCGACGAGACGCTGTCGTTCCGCCGCTCGTGCCGCGAAGGCGTGTGCGGCTCGGACGCGATGAACATCAACGGCAAGAACGGCCTCGCGTGCCTGACGAACCTGAACGACCTGCCGCAGAAGATCGTGCTGCGTCCGCTGCCGGGCCTGCCCGTCGTGCGCGACCTGATCTGCGACTTCACGCAGTTCTTCAACCAGTACCACTCGATCCGCCCGTACCTGATCAACGACGAGCCGCCGCCCGAGAAGGAGCGCCTGCAGTCGCCGGAAGAGCGCGACGAGCTCGACGGCCTCTACGAGTGCATTCTGTGCGCGAGCTGCTCGACGTCGTGCCCGAGCTTCTGGTGGAATCCGGACAAGTTCGTCGGCCCGGCGGGCCTCTTGCAGGCGTATCGCTTCATCGCGGACAGCCGCGATCGCGCGACGGGCGAGCGCCTCGACAACCTCGACGATCCGTACCGTCTGTTCCGCTGCCATACGATCATGAACTGCGTCGACGTGTGCCCGAAGGGCCTGAACCCGACCAAGGCGATCGGCAAGATCAAGGAATTGATGGTTCGTCGCGCGGTCTGA
- a CDS encoding FAD assembly factor SdhE — MSESSHQSDPHRRARLRWRARRGLLENDLIFERFFARHEHDLSDADVSALSRLLDLSDNDLMDLLLARKEPEGDLASPDMSRLLEMLRSV, encoded by the coding sequence ATGAGCGAATCGTCGCATCAATCCGACCCGCATCGCCGCGCGCGGCTTCGCTGGCGCGCGCGGCGCGGTCTGCTGGAGAACGATCTGATTTTCGAGCGTTTCTTCGCCAGACACGAGCACGACCTCAGCGACGCAGACGTGAGCGCACTGTCGCGCTTGCTGGATCTAAGCGACAACGACCTGATGGACTTGCTGCTCGCGCGCAAGGAACCAGAAGGCGACCTTGCCAGCCCGGACATGTCCAGGCTGCTGGAGATGCTGCGCAGCGTTTGA
- the gltA gene encoding citrate synthase codes for MTPSDVKATLSFSDNSPSVELPIYKGTMGPDVIDIRKLYGQTGKFTYDPGFMSTAACNSAITYIDGDKGELLYRGYPIDNLAQNADFLESCYLLLKGELPNAAQKKEFVATVTKHTMVHEQMQFFFRGFRRDAHPMAILVAAVGALSAFYHDSLDINDPRHREVSAIRMIAKLPTLVAMAYKYSIGQPFVYPRNDLSYSANFMRMMFANPCEEYQVNDVLVRALDRILILHADHEQNASTSTVRLAGSSGANPFACIAAGIACLWGPAHGGANEAALNMLEQIGTPENIPEFIKQVKDKNSGVKLMGFGHRVYKNYDPRAKLMRETCYEVLNELGLHDDPLFKLAMQLEKIALEDEYFVSRKLYPNVDFYSGIVQRALGIPTSMFTCIFAMARTVGWIAQWNEMIADPEQKIGRPRQLFIGETPRTAKPIDQR; via the coding sequence ATGACCCCGTCTGATGTTAAAGCCACGCTATCGTTCAGCGATAACTCGCCGAGCGTAGAACTGCCGATCTACAAGGGTACGATGGGCCCCGACGTGATCGATATCCGCAAGCTGTATGGCCAGACCGGCAAGTTCACTTACGACCCGGGTTTCATGTCGACGGCAGCTTGCAATTCGGCGATCACGTACATCGACGGCGACAAGGGCGAACTGCTGTACCGCGGCTACCCGATCGACAATCTCGCTCAAAACGCGGACTTCCTCGAATCCTGCTATCTGCTGCTGAAGGGAGAGCTGCCGAACGCGGCGCAGAAGAAGGAGTTCGTCGCCACCGTCACGAAGCACACGATGGTGCACGAGCAGATGCAGTTCTTCTTCCGCGGCTTTCGCCGTGACGCGCACCCGATGGCGATTCTCGTCGCCGCGGTCGGCGCGCTGTCCGCGTTCTACCACGACTCGCTCGACATCAACGATCCGCGTCACCGCGAAGTGTCGGCGATCCGCATGATCGCGAAGCTGCCGACGCTCGTCGCGATGGCATACAAGTACAGCATCGGCCAGCCGTTCGTGTATCCGCGCAACGATCTGTCGTACAGCGCGAACTTCATGCGCATGATGTTCGCGAACCCGTGCGAGGAATACCAGGTCAACGACGTGCTCGTCCGCGCGCTCGACCGCATCCTGATCCTGCACGCCGATCACGAGCAGAACGCGTCGACGTCGACGGTCCGTCTCGCCGGCTCGTCCGGTGCGAACCCGTTCGCGTGCATCGCGGCCGGCATCGCGTGTCTGTGGGGCCCGGCGCACGGCGGTGCGAACGAAGCCGCGCTGAACATGCTCGAGCAGATCGGCACGCCGGAAAACATTCCCGAGTTCATCAAGCAGGTGAAGGACAAGAACTCGGGCGTGAAGCTGATGGGCTTCGGCCACCGCGTGTACAAGAACTACGATCCGCGCGCGAAGCTGATGCGCGAAACGTGCTACGAAGTGCTCAACGAGCTGGGCCTGCACGACGATCCGCTGTTCAAGCTCGCGATGCAGCTCGAGAAGATCGCGCTCGAAGACGAATACTTCGTGTCGCGCAAGCTGTATCCGAACGTCGATTTCTACTCGGGCATCGTCCAGCGCGCGCTCGGCATCCCGACGTCGATGTTCACGTGCATCTTCGCGATGGCGCGCACGGTCGGCTGGATCGCGCAGTGGAACGAGATGATCGCCGATCCCGAGCAGAAGATCGGCCGTCCGCGGCAGCTCTTCATCGGCGAAACGCCGCGCACGGCGAAGCCGATCGATCAGCGCTGA
- a CDS encoding helix-turn-helix domain-containing protein, producing MKPRYERVAIPDGCSVRVYRRRLARIPFEWHHHPEYELTLTLNSRGKRFVGDHVADYAGDDLVLVPPNLPHTWASDERLDPDEPLVALVLWFDGDWAQRVADCCPEFAGLRTLLRRAAPGLAFAPNAAADMRARLPALVDRAPRVRLAAALDVLAFLADAPAAPLATAAAYRAASGAALAPEAERLDRVLDLLDRRFHEPLRVAELATLAHLSERSLQRRFAQHVGESIGRYLQRLRLAHAARLLASTDWPVSLVATRSGYGNLANFNRQFLAARRMTPRAYRRLLAEHGRAPDDAPANAASIDARPPSLDHGPPRTGKTGR from the coding sequence ATGAAGCCGCGCTACGAGCGAGTCGCGATTCCCGACGGCTGCTCGGTGCGCGTCTATCGGCGCCGGCTCGCGCGAATTCCGTTCGAATGGCACCACCACCCGGAATACGAGCTGACGCTCACGCTCAATAGCCGCGGCAAGCGCTTCGTCGGCGATCACGTCGCCGATTACGCGGGCGACGATCTCGTGCTCGTGCCGCCGAACCTGCCGCATACGTGGGCGTCGGACGAGCGCCTCGATCCTGACGAGCCGCTCGTCGCGCTCGTCCTGTGGTTCGACGGCGACTGGGCGCAACGCGTCGCCGACTGCTGCCCGGAATTCGCCGGCCTGCGCACGCTGCTGCGCCGGGCCGCGCCCGGGCTCGCGTTCGCGCCAAACGCCGCCGCCGACATGCGCGCGCGGCTGCCCGCGCTCGTCGATCGTGCGCCGCGCGTGCGGCTCGCGGCCGCGCTCGACGTGCTCGCGTTCCTCGCCGACGCGCCCGCGGCGCCGCTCGCAACGGCCGCCGCCTACCGCGCGGCCTCGGGCGCAGCGCTCGCGCCCGAGGCCGAGCGGCTCGATCGCGTGCTCGATCTGCTCGACCGCCGCTTTCACGAGCCGCTGCGCGTCGCCGAGCTCGCGACGCTCGCGCACCTGTCCGAGCGCTCGCTGCAGCGGCGCTTCGCGCAACACGTCGGCGAGAGCATCGGGCGCTACCTGCAGCGGCTGCGGCTCGCGCACGCGGCGCGGCTGCTCGCGTCGACCGACTGGCCCGTGTCGCTCGTCGCGACGCGCTCCGGCTACGGGAACCTCGCGAATTTCAATCGTCAGTTCCTCGCCGCGCGCCGGATGACGCCGCGCGCGTACCGTCGACTCCTCGCCGAGCACGGCCGCGCGCCCGATGACGCGCCGGCGAATGCAGCCAGCATCGACGCGCGCCCGCCTTCGCTCGACCACGGCCCGCCGCGCACCGGCAAAACCGGCCGCTGA
- a CDS encoding VOC family protein: MFSHVCMGVTDVERAFAFYAPLMEALQLDLKFRDPHGWTGWKPADAARPLFLIGRPFDGAPHAPGNGQMTAFLAANRATVDRVYALALRAGGTSEGAPGLRLHYHPNYYGAYFRDPDGNKLCVCCHEPA; encoded by the coding sequence ATGTTTTCACATGTCTGCATGGGCGTAACCGACGTGGAACGCGCTTTCGCGTTCTACGCGCCGTTGATGGAAGCGTTGCAGCTCGACCTCAAGTTTCGCGATCCGCACGGCTGGACGGGCTGGAAGCCGGCCGATGCGGCGCGGCCGCTGTTCCTGATCGGCCGGCCGTTCGATGGCGCGCCGCACGCGCCCGGCAACGGCCAGATGACCGCGTTCCTCGCGGCGAACCGCGCAACCGTCGATCGCGTGTACGCGCTCGCGCTGCGGGCGGGCGGCACGAGCGAAGGCGCGCCGGGCTTGCGGCTGCATTACCACCCGAACTACTACGGCGCGTATTTTCGCGATCCTGACGGCAACAAGCTGTGCGTATGCTGCCACGAGCCGGCGTAG
- a CDS encoding DUF1479 domain-containing protein, whose product MPLHIDDLPAAIRTTKATLRAALPNRTQVFRELEGEIARQADAILTDRAQGRDTVPVLHFADVAANRVDPASLAALKTRGACVIRGVFDARQASDWNDEIAVYVESNRLDDKLAHRAEDRYFGALASSKPQIYGVYWSKPQIAARQSPALTQARVFLNRLWRAQGEGRAHFDPARVPAYADRIRRRPPGSSSLGLSPHVDGGSVERWLGPNFRRVYRHVLAGDWRAYDPFDAAFRPDVEEIPSPAVCSMFRTFQGWTALTPQGPGDGTLQLIPVANAMAYIVLRALQDDVPDDDLCGAQPGRALSVLPAWHAPLLAALVPIPPMEPGDAVFWHGDVVHAVEDAHRGTGYSNVMYIASAPGCVKNDAYLKRQLPSFLRGESPPDFPADHFETDFAGRALADDLTALGREQMGLGA is encoded by the coding sequence ATGCCGTTACATATCGACGACCTGCCGGCGGCGATCCGCACGACGAAAGCCACGCTGCGCGCCGCATTGCCGAACCGCACGCAGGTGTTTCGCGAGCTGGAAGGCGAGATTGCGCGGCAGGCCGACGCGATCCTCACCGATCGCGCCCAGGGCCGCGATACCGTCCCCGTGCTGCATTTCGCCGACGTTGCCGCGAACCGCGTCGATCCGGCGTCGCTCGCCGCGCTCAAGACGCGCGGCGCGTGCGTGATCCGCGGCGTGTTCGACGCGCGGCAGGCGAGCGACTGGAACGACGAGATCGCCGTGTACGTCGAGTCGAACCGGCTCGACGACAAGCTCGCGCATCGCGCCGAGGACCGCTATTTCGGCGCGCTCGCGTCGAGCAAGCCGCAGATCTACGGCGTCTACTGGTCGAAGCCGCAGATCGCCGCGCGCCAGTCGCCCGCGCTCACGCAGGCGCGCGTGTTCTTGAACCGACTGTGGCGCGCGCAAGGCGAAGGGCGGGCGCACTTCGATCCGGCGCGTGTGCCGGCCTATGCAGACCGCATCCGCCGGCGGCCGCCGGGTTCGTCGTCGCTCGGCCTGTCGCCGCACGTCGACGGCGGCTCCGTCGAGCGCTGGCTCGGGCCGAACTTCCGGCGCGTGTACCGGCACGTGCTCGCGGGCGACTGGCGTGCGTACGACCCGTTCGACGCGGCGTTCCGGCCGGACGTCGAGGAGATTCCGTCGCCCGCCGTCTGCTCGATGTTCCGCACGTTCCAGGGTTGGACCGCGCTTACGCCGCAAGGGCCGGGCGACGGCACGCTGCAACTGATTCCGGTCGCGAACGCGATGGCCTACATCGTGCTGCGCGCGCTGCAGGACGACGTGCCCGACGACGACCTGTGCGGCGCGCAGCCGGGGCGCGCGCTGTCGGTGCTGCCGGCGTGGCATGCGCCGCTGCTCGCGGCGCTCGTGCCGATTCCGCCGATGGAGCCGGGCGATGCGGTGTTCTGGCATGGCGACGTCGTGCATGCGGTCGAGGATGCGCATCGCGGAACCGGTTACAGCAACGTGATGTACATCGCGTCGGCGCCGGGCTGCGTGAAGAACGACGCCTATCTGAAGCGGCAATTGCCGAGCTTCCTGCGCGGCGAGAGCCCGCCGGATTTTCCGGCCGATCACTTCGAGACGGATTTCGCCGGGCGTGCGCTGGCGGACGATCTGACCGCGCTGGGGCGGGAGCAGATGGGGTTGGGTGCGTGA